The following proteins are co-located in the Gordonia polyisoprenivorans genome:
- the serS gene encoding serine--tRNA ligase — protein MIDLKIVREDPDRVRASQQARGEDSGLVDQLLDADAARRAAIVEADSLRSEQKTLGKQVGKASGEEKTALLAKGKELAEQVKAAVARQNDADERSQAAHIAISNIVEGAPAGGEDDYVVLEHIGEPPTIENPKDHLELGESLGLIDMERGAKVSGSRFYFLTGQGALLQLGLLTMAAQKATANGFTLMVPPVLVRPEVMGGTGFLGAHADEVYHLDKEDDLYLVGTSEVPLAGYHMNEILDLSDGPKRYAGWSTCFRREAGSYGKDTRGIIRVHQFDKVEGFIYCKPEDAEAEHQKLLAWEKEMLAAIDVPYRVIDVAGGDLGSSAARKFDCEAWVPTQNTYRELTSTSNCTTFQARRLSIRYRDESGKPQTAATLNGTLATTRWLVAILENHQQPDGSVRLPEELARFVGTEVLTPA, from the coding sequence GTGATCGACCTCAAGATTGTGCGCGAAGATCCCGACCGTGTCCGCGCCTCGCAGCAGGCTCGTGGCGAGGACTCCGGCCTGGTGGACCAACTCCTCGACGCCGACGCCGCGCGACGTGCGGCGATCGTCGAGGCCGACTCCCTGCGTTCGGAACAGAAGACGTTGGGCAAGCAGGTCGGCAAGGCGTCGGGCGAGGAGAAGACCGCGCTGCTGGCCAAGGGCAAGGAGCTCGCCGAGCAGGTCAAGGCCGCGGTCGCGCGCCAGAACGATGCCGACGAACGGTCGCAGGCCGCGCACATCGCGATCTCCAACATCGTCGAGGGCGCGCCGGCCGGCGGCGAGGACGACTATGTGGTGCTCGAGCACATCGGGGAGCCGCCGACCATCGAGAACCCGAAGGACCATCTCGAACTCGGCGAGTCGCTCGGTTTGATCGACATGGAGCGCGGCGCGAAGGTGTCGGGGTCGCGGTTCTACTTCCTCACCGGGCAGGGCGCGCTGTTGCAACTCGGCCTGCTCACCATGGCGGCGCAGAAGGCCACCGCCAACGGCTTCACGTTGATGGTCCCGCCGGTGCTGGTGCGTCCGGAGGTCATGGGCGGCACCGGATTCCTCGGCGCCCACGCCGACGAGGTCTATCACCTCGACAAGGAGGACGACCTGTACCTCGTCGGCACCTCGGAGGTGCCGTTGGCCGGCTATCACATGAACGAGATCCTCGACCTGTCCGACGGGCCGAAGCGCTACGCCGGCTGGTCGACGTGTTTCCGCCGCGAAGCCGGCTCCTACGGCAAGGACACCCGGGGCATCATCCGCGTGCACCAGTTCGACAAGGTCGAGGGCTTCATCTACTGCAAACCCGAGGACGCCGAGGCCGAACACCAGAAACTGCTGGCGTGGGAGAAGGAGATGCTGGCCGCGATCGACGTGCCCTACCGCGTCATCGATGTGGCCGGAGGTGACCTGGGATCGTCGGCAGCCCGCAAGTTCGACTGCGAGGCATGGGTTCCGACGCAGAACACCTACCGCGAGCTGACCTCGACGTCGAACTGCACGACGTTCCAGGCCCGTCGGCTCTCGATCCGTTACCGCGACGAGTCCGGGAAACCGCAGACCGCGGCAACCCTCAACGGCACGCTGGCGACCACCCGCTGGCTGGTGGCGATCCTGGAGAACCATCAACAGCCCGACGGCTCGGTACGTCTGCCCGAGGAGTTGGCCCGGTTTGTCGGCACGGAGGTGCTGACCCCGGCATGA
- a CDS encoding DMT family transporter: MMAGVIAAVIGSVAFALAAVLQSMAAEWTARREAAEQRAAAPANSGGTATATTTTKAAKRAHPSLRSTARTMIKWPFLLGLFFDVIGFGATILSARLIPLFLSQSIIAARLVVTAVLAMVILHVSLRTRDWIAGAVVIAALVLLAVGAGPEGTRNEQWMHWATLVATFVLFGLGLVLMRVLHKHIASATGLVAGAMFGVMAVASRVLHGLSPFSASHLLTDPALYGLAFSGILGFYLFTVALQTGSVNGAAAALVVGETVIPGAIGILLLGDTITNGWEIPTTIAFIAAVIGGVIVSSSSAVQAVEHAEAAAYHHEHRPRPLESAPPRAALESGSDHGTGKD, encoded by the coding sequence ATGATGGCCGGTGTCATCGCCGCGGTCATCGGTTCGGTGGCGTTCGCGTTGGCCGCGGTCCTGCAGTCGATGGCCGCCGAATGGACCGCCCGACGAGAAGCCGCAGAACAGCGCGCCGCCGCCCCGGCGAACTCCGGCGGCACGGCGACCGCGACGACGACGACGAAGGCCGCCAAGCGGGCGCATCCGAGTCTGCGATCCACGGCCCGCACCATGATCAAGTGGCCGTTTCTGCTGGGTCTGTTCTTCGACGTGATCGGTTTCGGCGCAACGATTCTCTCCGCGCGGCTCATTCCGTTGTTCCTGTCGCAGTCGATCATCGCCGCGCGGCTGGTGGTCACCGCGGTGCTCGCCATGGTGATCCTGCACGTGTCGTTGCGGACGCGGGACTGGATCGCGGGCGCGGTCGTCATCGCCGCGCTCGTCCTCCTCGCCGTCGGCGCGGGACCCGAGGGAACCCGCAACGAGCAGTGGATGCACTGGGCGACGCTGGTCGCGACGTTCGTGCTGTTCGGTCTCGGGCTGGTGTTGATGCGGGTGCTGCACAAACACATCGCCTCGGCCACCGGGCTCGTCGCCGGCGCGATGTTCGGCGTCATGGCGGTGGCTTCGCGTGTCCTGCACGGCCTCTCGCCGTTCTCGGCGTCACATCTACTCACCGACCCGGCGCTCTACGGACTCGCCTTCAGCGGCATTCTCGGCTTCTACCTGTTCACCGTGGCGTTGCAGACCGGCTCGGTCAACGGTGCCGCCGCCGCGCTCGTCGTCGGGGAGACGGTGATCCCGGGTGCGATCGGCATCCTGCTGCTCGGCGACACCATCACCAACGGCTGGGAGATCCCCACCACCATCGCGTTCATCGCCGCGGTCATCGGCGGTGTCATCGTGTCGTCGTCGAGTGCGGTGCAGGCCGTCGAGCACGCCGAGGCCGCGGCCTACCACCACGAGCATCGGCCGCGTCCGCTCGAATCCGCGCCGCCGCGTGCGGCATTGGAATCGGGCTCCGATCACGGCACCGGCAAGGACTGA
- a CDS encoding DMT family transporter: protein MIVGFIAAVLAALAYGTASVLQARGAAEVDDGAQHDEVPSAASTFAAMITVSFLIGFALDALGFIGNMVAARTMPLFVAQPIIAANLVVTALLAMVVLHARLSVRDWTGIVLVIAALTVLGIAAGDEGHDDAGRSLHWGVLIAGAVLIGFGLVVMRFSGARVAVGAGLLGGVLFGVLAIAVRVVDGVSPFDLGRLLTDPAAYAVVVCGVGGFYLFTVALQTGSVSAAAASLVVGETVVPGVAGIVLLGDTVRHGWAVVAAVAFFVAIAGAIIVAMSSAVADVEAAG, encoded by the coding sequence GTGATCGTCGGGTTCATCGCCGCCGTTCTGGCCGCCCTGGCCTACGGCACCGCGTCGGTGCTGCAGGCGCGCGGTGCCGCCGAGGTCGACGACGGTGCACAGCATGACGAGGTGCCGAGCGCAGCCTCGACGTTCGCGGCGATGATCACCGTCTCGTTCCTGATCGGCTTCGCTCTCGACGCGCTCGGATTCATCGGGAACATGGTTGCGGCGCGCACCATGCCACTGTTTGTCGCGCAGCCGATCATCGCCGCGAATCTGGTGGTCACCGCGCTGCTGGCGATGGTGGTGCTGCACGCCCGGTTGTCGGTGCGTGACTGGACGGGCATCGTGCTGGTCATCGCCGCGCTCACCGTCCTCGGTATCGCGGCCGGCGACGAGGGTCACGACGACGCCGGACGATCCCTGCATTGGGGTGTGCTGATCGCCGGTGCCGTGCTGATCGGATTCGGTCTGGTGGTGATGCGGTTCTCCGGAGCGCGCGTCGCCGTTGGGGCCGGTCTGCTCGGTGGCGTGCTGTTCGGGGTTCTCGCGATCGCTGTGCGTGTCGTCGACGGTGTCTCCCCGTTCGACCTCGGCCGACTGTTGACCGATCCGGCCGCCTACGCGGTCGTGGTGTGCGGGGTGGGCGGGTTCTACCTGTTCACCGTCGCACTGCAGACCGGGTCGGTCAGCGCCGCCGCGGCGTCGTTGGTGGTCGGGGAGACCGTGGTGCCCGGCGTCGCGGGCATCGTGTTGCTCGGCGACACCGTTCGGCACGGCTGGGCGGTGGTCGCCGCCGTCGCGTTCTTTGTGGCGATCGCCGGTGCCATCATCGTCGCCATGTCGTCGGCGGTGGCGGATGTGGAGGCGGCGGGCTGA
- a CDS encoding DUF3533 domain-containing protein, with amino-acid sequence MSETSTLTNGSDETAAESTGDDTSPFPPDPRSPKKVFLGALIFPIFMMVVMPLLYSWGLHSPTPHDMKVAIIGDTSTSQQMASAITTQSDGSFAVSTVADPGAARAAIDDLDIRGAWNPVTNDVYVASAGGPIASNTAETFLSAVAQKQNPDKPVNVIDVTPPNSNDKLANSLLFVGLAAVLGGFSFASALRMAVGGLSLRVELILLAVFGALLTTIPTFIAYSVYGSLDSGFIKAALLAYAGLLTVGCFHLGAMRLIGPVAIIPTVFIMVLMGIPASGAAIPAEMVPGFLGTMNRILPTPALLDGLRRLIYFPDASMGATLSTLALWALLGMVMIALAAMRHSAKPEENSLQGPGFRHFFGDNREVTAAQHARRKALAGAAVVPIFLVTFLPLTFIGLFHNPTPHEMKVAIVGTDQAVTQQLTTQLEKVTGDGFEFTSVPDAGTAREQLQQLEIRGAYDPASATLTLAGAGNLQATQVVKQVFGPVAAASGKTLQVDDVAPLPTSDLVGAGVLYLGLGAILGGYLSAMIAYMLGRGLGLRWQVGAIVVISAVCALAQVLISYQWIGILHHNEIAVAATLFVIALTCGLFQLGGSMLIGPLMMMVSMLVLIFLGVSTSGIAVGTDMAPAFYRVLHPILPTSNGFEALKRIAYFDGTDAWSKNLWILVLWLAVSAAMVVGGVLLKRAGRGPTPPPINMEPEQ; translated from the coding sequence ATGAGCGAAACATCCACCCTGACAAACGGTTCCGATGAGACTGCCGCGGAGTCGACAGGCGACGACACCAGCCCGTTCCCACCCGACCCCCGATCACCCAAGAAGGTTTTCCTGGGCGCGCTGATCTTCCCGATCTTCATGATGGTGGTGATGCCGCTGCTCTACAGCTGGGGCCTGCACTCCCCGACGCCACACGACATGAAGGTGGCGATCATCGGCGACACGAGCACCTCCCAGCAGATGGCCTCGGCGATTACCACCCAGTCCGACGGCAGCTTCGCGGTGAGTACCGTCGCGGATCCGGGAGCGGCCCGCGCCGCGATCGACGACCTCGACATCCGAGGTGCCTGGAACCCGGTCACCAACGACGTCTACGTGGCATCGGCGGGCGGACCCATCGCCAGTAACACCGCCGAGACGTTCCTGAGTGCCGTTGCGCAGAAACAGAATCCGGACAAACCGGTGAACGTCATCGACGTCACCCCGCCAAACAGCAACGACAAACTGGCCAACTCACTGCTCTTCGTCGGGTTGGCCGCGGTGCTCGGTGGTTTCTCATTCGCATCGGCTCTACGCATGGCGGTGGGCGGATTGAGCCTGCGGGTCGAGCTCATTCTTCTGGCGGTCTTCGGCGCATTGCTCACCACGATCCCGACCTTCATCGCCTACTCGGTGTACGGCAGCCTCGACTCCGGCTTCATCAAAGCCGCGCTCCTCGCATATGCGGGTCTGCTCACCGTGGGATGCTTCCACCTCGGGGCCATGCGGCTCATCGGACCCGTCGCGATCATTCCGACCGTGTTCATCATGGTCCTGATGGGCATACCGGCCTCGGGGGCGGCGATACCCGCCGAGATGGTGCCCGGCTTCCTCGGCACCATGAATCGGATCCTGCCCACCCCCGCACTTCTCGATGGTCTGCGACGACTCATCTACTTCCCTGACGCAAGCATGGGCGCCACCCTGTCCACGCTGGCACTGTGGGCACTGCTGGGAATGGTGATGATCGCCTTGGCGGCGATGCGTCACTCGGCCAAGCCGGAGGAGAACAGCCTGCAGGGCCCCGGCTTCCGGCATTTCTTCGGCGACAACCGGGAGGTCACCGCAGCCCAGCATGCGCGGCGCAAGGCACTGGCCGGCGCCGCCGTGGTCCCGATCTTCCTCGTGACCTTCTTGCCGCTCACCTTCATCGGACTGTTCCACAACCCGACGCCGCACGAGATGAAGGTCGCCATCGTCGGCACCGATCAGGCTGTGACACAACAGCTCACGACCCAGCTCGAGAAAGTCACCGGTGACGGGTTCGAGTTCACCTCGGTTCCTGATGCCGGTACTGCGCGAGAGCAGTTGCAGCAGCTGGAGATCCGCGGCGCCTACGATCCCGCGAGCGCAACGCTCACCCTCGCGGGCGCGGGCAACCTGCAGGCCACGCAGGTGGTCAAGCAGGTCTTCGGTCCGGTGGCCGCGGCGTCGGGCAAGACGCTACAGGTCGACGACGTCGCGCCGTTGCCCACAAGCGACCTCGTCGGTGCCGGCGTACTCTACCTCGGCCTCGGAGCCATCCTCGGCGGCTATCTGAGCGCGATGATCGCCTACATGCTGGGCCGCGGTCTGGGCCTGCGATGGCAGGTCGGTGCAATCGTCGTGATCTCGGCTGTGTGCGCCCTCGCGCAGGTCCTCATCAGCTACCAATGGATCGGCATCTTGCACCACAACGAGATCGCGGTCGCGGCAACGCTGTTCGTGATCGCTCTGACGTGCGGCCTGTTCCAACTCGGTGGGTCGATGCTCATCGGGCCACTGATGATGATGGTCAGCATGCTCGTACTCATCTTCCTCGGCGTCTCGACATCGGGCATCGCGGTGGGCACCGACATGGCCCCGGCGTTCTATCGGGTGCTGCATCCGATACTTCCGACGTCCAACGGATTCGAGGCGCTCAAACGCATCGCCTACTTCGACGGCACCGACGCGTGGTCGAAGAACCTGTGGATCCTGGTCCTCTGGTTGGCGGTCAGCGCCGCCATGGTGGTCGGTGGGGTACTCCTCAAGCGTGCCGGACGCGGTCCCACCCCGCCGCCGATCAACATGGAACCCGAACAGTAG
- a CDS encoding TetR/AcrR family transcriptional regulator, with amino-acid sequence MASRSASLDPRAEKARGELKAAAWQLMLERRVETISVSDIVRLSGVSRPAFYLHFTDRDDAIVAAVVDRLDKAVAVDAGPQEVIAALMGFVVDNMECYRNLYPSLASQRCAEVFRSRLRPQCEEIVVSLRSGGSGSGSVSADTLTTFLLGGFMEILAAWAASPGAVAPDEQASTLLAGLTQLAEGRGARR; translated from the coding sequence ATGGCATCACGGTCGGCCAGCCTCGATCCGCGGGCCGAGAAGGCTCGCGGAGAACTGAAGGCTGCCGCGTGGCAGTTGATGCTCGAACGTCGCGTGGAGACCATCTCGGTGAGCGACATCGTGCGGCTCTCCGGCGTGAGCCGTCCGGCCTTCTACCTGCACTTCACCGATCGCGACGACGCGATCGTGGCCGCGGTGGTCGACCGGCTCGACAAAGCCGTCGCCGTGGATGCCGGTCCGCAGGAGGTGATCGCGGCGCTGATGGGCTTCGTCGTCGACAACATGGAGTGTTACCGAAATCTCTACCCCAGTCTGGCTTCTCAGCGATGCGCAGAGGTCTTCCGCTCGCGGCTGCGGCCGCAATGCGAGGAGATCGTCGTGAGTCTGCGCTCGGGCGGAAGTGGGTCGGGCTCGGTGTCGGCGGACACATTGACCACGTTCCTGCTCGGCGGCTTCATGGAGATTCTGGCGGCGTGGGCCGCATCCCCGGGGGCTGTTGCGCCCGACGAGCAGGCGTCCACGCTGCTGGCCGGTTTGACGCAATTGGCCGAAGGGCGCGGTGCGCGCCGCTGA
- a CDS encoding lipase family protein, with protein sequence MTDMSTPGRARRRALVVIVFLALCALVAGGLSAGPAHAAPPAPPSADPFYTPPAGLSSARPGAILRQREVALGYAGRGLPAQATQLLYRTTDTFGNPSSTVTTIISPPGAAPGSTRKIVSYHEFYDALGSQCDPSYTLRGGASQAAPIDLAMITTMVAAGYTVVVPDYEGPQLRWTIGRESAYAALDSIRAAERHLGVPASTPVVLFGYSGGSIPTGFGAELAPAYAPELNLVGAAAGGVLVNPAHNLPYVNGTPRWSAVIPALMNVYDRTYDIGIGQYLSPKGTQVLNEIRGECINDFLGKYPGLTDSSLLKPQYPSLLDVPGIPAAIDANIMGSVGTPRTPMMLGIGDADGRGDGVMLVGDVVGLARSYCSRGLPTAVHVYRGDDHLRAFGPFTADAWTFLQGRFAGRPAGGC encoded by the coding sequence ATGACTGACATGTCGACCCCCGGACGCGCGCGGCGCCGCGCTCTTGTAGTGATCGTGTTCTTGGCTCTGTGCGCGTTGGTGGCGGGCGGACTGTCGGCCGGGCCGGCCCACGCCGCGCCGCCGGCCCCGCCGAGTGCCGACCCGTTCTACACACCGCCCGCCGGGCTGTCGTCGGCGCGGCCCGGGGCGATCCTGCGGCAGCGTGAGGTCGCCCTCGGCTACGCCGGAAGGGGCCTGCCGGCGCAGGCGACCCAGTTGCTCTATCGGACGACCGACACGTTCGGCAACCCGTCGTCGACGGTGACCACCATCATCTCCCCGCCCGGAGCCGCGCCCGGATCGACGCGAAAGATCGTGTCCTATCACGAGTTCTACGATGCGCTCGGCAGCCAATGCGATCCGTCGTACACGCTCCGTGGCGGAGCGTCACAAGCCGCGCCCATCGATCTCGCCATGATCACCACGATGGTCGCCGCGGGATACACCGTCGTGGTGCCCGATTATGAAGGGCCGCAACTGCGGTGGACGATCGGCCGGGAATCGGCGTATGCGGCGCTCGACAGCATCCGCGCCGCCGAGCGCCATCTGGGTGTCCCGGCGTCCACGCCGGTCGTTCTGTTCGGCTATTCCGGTGGCTCCATCCCCACCGGCTTCGGCGCCGAACTCGCCCCGGCCTATGCGCCCGAGCTGAATCTGGTCGGTGCCGCGGCCGGGGGAGTGCTCGTGAACCCGGCACACAACCTGCCCTACGTCAACGGCACGCCGCGGTGGTCGGCGGTCATCCCCGCGCTGATGAACGTCTACGACCGCACCTACGACATCGGCATCGGACAGTATCTGTCTCCCAAGGGAACACAGGTTCTCAATGAGATTCGCGGGGAGTGCATCAACGATTTCCTCGGCAAATACCCGGGATTGACCGACTCGTCGCTGCTCAAGCCGCAATACCCGTCCCTACTCGACGTTCCCGGAATCCCGGCGGCCATCGACGCCAACATCATGGGATCGGTCGGGACACCGCGCACACCGATGATGCTCGGCATCGGCGACGCCGACGGCCGCGGCGACGGGGTGATGCTGGTCGGCGACGTCGTCGGACTTGCGAGAAGCTATTGCAGCCGTGGGCTTCCCACGGCGGTGCACGTCTACCGGGGTGACGATCACCTCCGCGCCTTCGGGCCGTTCACCGCCGACGCGTGGACTTTCTTGCAGGGCCGGTTCGCCGGGCGGCCTGCGGGTGGGTGCTGA
- a CDS encoding response regulator has protein sequence MTTILIADDHAAIRAGLRMMLEPAEGIEVIGEAIDGDQAITGARDLRPDVVLMDVRMPGTDGIRATEVIVGENICPVVVLTTFDLDEYVFGALRAGASGFLLKTASAEAIIDAVRAVVRGDAALSPEVTRRVVDAVRTTPGGSRTPPPTALDDLTARERDVLRCLGDGLANAEIASTLFITEATVKTHLSRVLMKLGLESRVQAAILVRDLGGV, from the coding sequence GTGACGACGATCCTGATCGCCGACGACCACGCCGCCATCAGGGCCGGGCTGCGGATGATGCTCGAGCCTGCCGAGGGTATCGAGGTCATCGGGGAGGCCATCGACGGCGACCAGGCGATCACCGGCGCCCGCGACCTGCGGCCCGACGTCGTGCTGATGGACGTCCGGATGCCCGGGACCGATGGCATCCGCGCCACCGAAGTGATTGTCGGCGAGAACATCTGCCCGGTTGTCGTCCTCACGACCTTCGATCTCGACGAGTACGTCTTCGGCGCACTGCGGGCCGGGGCGAGTGGTTTTCTGTTGAAAACGGCGTCGGCGGAGGCCATCATCGATGCCGTCCGCGCCGTGGTGCGTGGTGACGCGGCATTGTCGCCGGAGGTCACCCGCCGCGTCGTCGACGCCGTCCGAACCACGCCCGGCGGCTCACGCACTCCCCCGCCCACCGCACTCGACGATCTCACCGCCCGCGAGAGAGACGTGTTGCGTTGTCTCGGAGATGGTTTGGCCAACGCGGAGATCGCGTCGACGCTGTTCATCACCGAGGCGACGGTGAAGACGCACCTGTCGCGCGTGTTGATGAAACTCGGCCTCGAATCGCGGGTGCAGGCTGCGATCCTGGTGCGCGACCTGGGTGGGGTGTGA